In Saccharothrix syringae, the following are encoded in one genomic region:
- a CDS encoding cytochrome P450 family protein — protein sequence MTSEPHVLDLTGRDIQAEAARLREAGPVVPVVLPGGIRAWSVGRADLLRQLLADPRVSKDARRHWRAYRDGEVPEDWPLHLWVSVRNMFTAHGAEHRRLRALLIRAFTARRVEALRADVERITAALLDALEAGPDVADLRAGYAYPLPIEVICLLIGIPDDARPVLRRIVDSLFDTTTTPEQAVANQAELYRVLDGMVAGKRRAPGDDLTSALIAVRDDDGERLTETELLDTLLLLIAAGHETTVNLLDQVVVALLTHPDQLDLVRSGARSWADAVEEALRWQAPVANLPLRYAVEDVEVAGVTIRAGEAFLAGYAAAGRDPDVHGATADRFDVTREDKAHLSFGYGVHYCLGAPLARLEAEVALPALFARFPDLALAVPVDELRPVPSFISNGHQALPVRLR from the coding sequence ATGACCTCCGAACCCCACGTGCTCGACCTGACCGGCCGCGACATCCAAGCGGAGGCGGCGCGGCTGCGCGAGGCGGGGCCGGTCGTGCCGGTCGTGCTGCCGGGCGGGATCCGGGCCTGGTCGGTCGGCCGCGCCGACCTCCTGCGGCAGCTGCTGGCCGACCCCCGCGTCTCCAAGGACGCGCGCCGCCACTGGCGCGCCTACCGCGACGGCGAGGTGCCCGAGGACTGGCCGCTGCACCTGTGGGTGTCGGTGCGCAACATGTTCACCGCCCACGGCGCCGAGCACCGCCGCCTGCGCGCCCTGCTGATCAGGGCGTTCACCGCGCGGCGGGTCGAGGCGCTGCGCGCGGACGTCGAGCGGATCACCGCCGCGCTGCTCGACGCCCTGGAGGCCGGCCCGGACGTGGCCGACCTGCGCGCCGGGTACGCCTACCCGCTGCCGATCGAGGTGATCTGCCTGCTGATCGGCATCCCCGACGACGCGCGGCCGGTGCTGCGCCGGATCGTGGACTCCCTGTTCGACACGACCACGACGCCGGAGCAGGCGGTGGCGAACCAGGCCGAGCTGTACCGGGTGCTGGACGGGATGGTCGCGGGCAAGCGGCGGGCCCCCGGCGACGACCTGACCAGCGCCCTGATCGCGGTCCGCGACGACGACGGCGAGCGGCTGACCGAGACCGAGCTGCTGGACACCCTGCTCCTGCTCATCGCCGCCGGCCACGAGACCACGGTCAACCTGCTCGACCAGGTCGTCGTCGCGCTGCTCACCCACCCCGACCAGCTGGACCTGGTCCGGTCCGGGGCGCGGAGCTGGGCGGACGCGGTCGAGGAGGCGTTGCGGTGGCAGGCGCCGGTGGCCAACCTGCCGCTGCGCTACGCGGTCGAGGACGTCGAGGTGGCCGGGGTGACCATCCGCGCGGGCGAGGCATTCCTGGCCGGCTACGCGGCGGCGGGCCGCGACCCGGACGTGCACGGCGCGACCGCCGACCGGTTCGACGTGACCCGCGAGGACAAGGCGCACCTGTCGTTCGGGTACGGCGTCCACTACTGCCTGGGCGCGCCGCTGGCCCGGCTGGAGGCCGAGGTGGCGTTGCCCGCGCTGTTCGCGCGGTTCCCCGACCTGGCCCTGGCGGTGCCCGTCGACGAGCTGAGGCCCGTGCCCTCGTTCATCTCCAACGGCCACCAGGCCCTGCCGGTCAGGCTGCGCTGA
- a CDS encoding RNA polymerase sigma factor, producing the protein MDAAIAGEHDPPGDAELWRRGDRDSFGVLFERHVEAVWNYSYRLTGSWEQAQDITSATFLTAWRTRADAPLVRDSALPILYGIAGNLVRTAHRGRARRTRLRLRLAGPGDTAVPDHADAVAHRVDERERLRRVVAEIGRLPRAQRAVAELCLLGELPVADAARHLGVSEVTVRANLSRARARLRGSAEDTR; encoded by the coding sequence GTGGACGCGGCGATCGCGGGCGAGCACGACCCGCCGGGTGACGCCGAGCTGTGGCGGCGCGGCGACCGGGACTCGTTCGGGGTGCTGTTCGAGCGGCACGTCGAGGCGGTGTGGAACTACTCCTACCGCCTGACCGGCTCGTGGGAGCAGGCCCAGGACATCACCTCGGCGACCTTCCTCACCGCCTGGCGCACCCGCGCCGACGCGCCACTGGTCCGCGACAGCGCGCTGCCCATCCTCTACGGCATCGCGGGCAACCTCGTGCGCACCGCACACCGGGGCCGGGCCCGGCGCACCCGACTCCGGCTGCGCCTCGCCGGACCCGGTGACACCGCCGTCCCCGACCACGCCGACGCGGTCGCGCACCGGGTGGACGAGCGGGAGCGGCTGCGGCGGGTCGTCGCCGAGATCGGGCGCCTGCCCAGGGCCCAGCGGGCGGTCGCCGAGCTGTGCCTGCTGGGCGAGCTGCCCGTCGCGGACGCGGCCCGGCACCTGGGCGTGTCCGAGGTGACCGTGCGCGCCAACCTGTCACGTGCCCGCGCCCGGCTGCGCGGCTCAGCGGAGGACACCCGGTGA
- a CDS encoding extracellular solute-binding protein, which translates to MPHRSAALVLALGLALTACGNDPGDAGGRQQITVWLMKDSATDDFTARFEAEFERDHPDLDLDVQVQEWNGITQKVTGALASTDPPDVIEVGNTQVAQYAASRGVTDLTDRRAELGGDDWIPGLADPGAVDGRQYGIPFYAANRVVVYRTDLFQAAGVTPPRTRDEWLAATAKLDQGDVQGIYLPGQNWYVLSGFIWDEGGDLAKRSGDQWSGSLNTPEALAAADFYRRLQALGDGPRDSDEARPQQTDVVAAGRVAQFIAVPGAAKLVERANPELVGKLGFFPVPGKTADRPGAVFTGGSDLIIPLASPRQEGAYQVVKALAGDKWQVELAKAMNYVPNRRGLADAVGDDPGAAAMAAGAVNGHATPNSPNWAAVEARNPVKEFLTAVLTGADPAGAAAEADRVITQALNSGA; encoded by the coding sequence GTGCCGCACCGCTCCGCAGCCCTCGTCCTCGCGCTGGGACTCGCCCTGACCGCCTGCGGCAACGACCCCGGCGACGCCGGCGGCAGGCAGCAGATCACGGTCTGGCTGATGAAGGACTCGGCCACCGACGACTTCACCGCCCGCTTCGAGGCCGAGTTCGAGCGCGACCACCCCGACCTGGACCTCGACGTCCAGGTCCAGGAGTGGAACGGCATCACCCAGAAGGTCACCGGCGCGCTGGCCTCCACCGACCCGCCGGACGTCATCGAGGTCGGCAACACCCAGGTCGCCCAGTACGCGGCCAGCCGGGGCGTGACCGACCTGACCGACCGCAGGGCCGAGCTGGGCGGCGACGACTGGATCCCCGGCCTGGCCGACCCCGGCGCGGTCGACGGACGGCAGTACGGCATCCCGTTCTACGCGGCCAACCGCGTGGTCGTCTACCGCACCGACCTGTTCCAGGCCGCCGGCGTCACGCCGCCCAGGACCCGCGACGAGTGGCTGGCCGCCACGGCGAAGCTCGACCAGGGCGACGTGCAGGGCATCTACCTGCCCGGCCAGAACTGGTACGTGCTGTCCGGCTTCATCTGGGACGAGGGCGGCGACCTGGCGAAGCGGTCGGGTGACCAGTGGTCCGGTTCGCTGAACACGCCCGAGGCGCTGGCCGCCGCCGACTTCTACCGGCGGCTCCAGGCGCTGGGCGACGGCCCCAGGGACTCCGACGAGGCCAGGCCGCAGCAGACCGACGTGGTGGCCGCCGGCCGGGTCGCGCAGTTCATCGCCGTGCCCGGCGCGGCGAAGCTGGTCGAGCGGGCCAACCCGGAGCTGGTCGGCAAGCTCGGCTTCTTCCCGGTGCCCGGCAAGACCGCCGACCGGCCCGGCGCGGTGTTCACCGGCGGGTCCGACCTGATCATCCCGCTCGCCTCGCCGCGCCAGGAGGGCGCCTACCAGGTGGTCAAGGCGCTGGCCGGGGACAAGTGGCAGGTCGAGCTGGCCAAGGCGATGAACTACGTGCCCAACCGCAGGGGCCTGGCCGACGCGGTCGGCGACGACCCCGGCGCGGCGGCCATGGCGGCGGGCGCGGTCAACGGGCACGCCACCCCGAACTCGCCGAACTGGGCGGCGGTGGAGGCGCGCAACCCGGTCAAGGAGTTCCTGACCGCGGTGCTGACCGGCGCCGACCCGGCGGGGGCCGCGGCCGAGGCGGACCGGGTGATCACCCAGGCCCTCAACTCGGGCGCGTAG
- a CDS encoding GntR family transcriptional regulator, translating to MAEPILKRERVRDYLLELIETHPPGAPIPAERALCQQLSVSRPTLRSAVDELVNTGLLVRQHGRGTFVAPAKITQELVSQDRAMTLPQAGGAWTSRVLEHARVPAGARVGRKLRVSPAAEITYTARLRLVDGQPMAIEYLHVPVAVAPGLTREDMESGNFYDRLAEHGVHVSDAVQSIEPTVTNDAESGLLGVPVFAPALLFERLTNDTTGRPVEYVHSLYRGDRYRIVSRLSLAPTAPGPGGRPGHYPGIPPGSVTAVRSATTGDVQAE from the coding sequence ATGGCCGAACCGATCCTCAAGCGCGAACGGGTGCGCGACTACCTGCTGGAGCTGATCGAGACGCACCCGCCGGGCGCCCCGATCCCGGCCGAACGGGCCCTGTGCCAACAGCTGTCGGTGTCCCGCCCCACGCTCCGGTCGGCGGTCGACGAGCTGGTCAACACCGGCCTGCTGGTCCGCCAGCACGGCCGCGGCACCTTCGTCGCCCCGGCCAAGATCACCCAGGAGCTGGTGTCGCAGGACCGGGCCATGACCCTGCCACAGGCGGGCGGCGCGTGGACCAGCCGGGTCCTGGAGCACGCCCGCGTCCCGGCCGGCGCGCGCGTCGGCCGCAAGCTGCGCGTCTCCCCGGCCGCCGAGATCACCTACACCGCGCGCCTGCGCCTGGTCGACGGCCAGCCGATGGCGATCGAGTACCTGCACGTCCCGGTGGCCGTCGCGCCCGGCCTGACCCGGGAGGACATGGAGTCGGGCAACTTCTACGACCGCCTGGCCGAGCACGGCGTGCACGTCAGCGACGCGGTGCAGTCCATCGAGCCCACCGTCACCAACGACGCCGAGTCCGGGCTGCTGGGCGTGCCGGTCTTCGCGCCCGCGCTGCTGTTCGAGCGCCTGACCAACGACACCACCGGCCGCCCGGTGGAGTACGTCCACTCCCTGTACCGGGGCGACCGCTACCGCATCGTCTCGCGGCTGTCGCTGGCGCCGACCGCGCCGGGGCCCGGCGGTCGACCGGGGCACTACCCGGGCATCCCGCCGGGCTCGGTGACCGCGGTCCGCTCCGCCACGACGGGGGACGTGCAGGCGGAGTGA
- a CDS encoding SigE family RNA polymerase sigma factor: MRLPDGFEEFAADASPRLSDTARLLTRDAGQAEDLLRTALAQVCRAWPRVRHAPEQHAHRVLVRAYAARWRRWRSEPPAEVPSERADAHGARMAVVRAKVWTARRRRVAAVVVCLLLVGATAAAVTWRQAGEPAVASFMIPEVQDADEYFGGNRVVAEGSAEAPEPVVVRYLPRFSPPALLTECLVDGDRRTDFRVAVAINGVPSFEGLCGGLPGAGEDWRGLVVGREAEVAVTALPGAPAGGGEPRPVPAGTEVRVRLGEPVPVDEYPLPPRPERLSPVREQVERQGGRVLLWSDPADPDRVQQVTAVLPEDGVYGYFTNAPGRVLVDFGGVTRVSGSWDYANLVSAGDLPVAGEVTITARPEGHRGDWALVLMTT; this comes from the coding sequence GTGCGATTACCCGACGGGTTCGAGGAGTTCGCGGCGGATGCTTCACCGCGGTTGTCGGACACCGCGCGCCTGCTGACGCGTGACGCCGGACAGGCCGAGGACCTGCTCAGGACCGCGCTGGCGCAGGTCTGCCGGGCGTGGCCGCGCGTCCGGCACGCGCCGGAACAACACGCGCACCGGGTCCTGGTCAGGGCCTACGCCGCCCGGTGGCGGAGGTGGCGCTCCGAGCCACCGGCGGAAGTGCCTTCCGAACGCGCCGACGCGCACGGCGCGCGGATGGCGGTGGTCCGGGCGAAGGTGTGGACGGCCCGCCGGCGCCGGGTGGCGGCCGTGGTGGTGTGCCTGCTGCTGGTGGGTGCGACCGCGGCCGCGGTGACGTGGCGCCAAGCGGGCGAACCGGCCGTCGCGTCCTTCATGATCCCCGAGGTGCAGGACGCGGATGAGTACTTCGGCGGCAACCGGGTCGTGGCGGAGGGCTCCGCCGAGGCGCCCGAACCGGTGGTCGTCCGCTACCTGCCCCGCTTCTCGCCACCGGCGTTGCTCACCGAGTGCCTGGTCGACGGGGACCGGCGAACCGACTTCCGGGTCGCCGTCGCGATCAACGGCGTTCCTTCGTTCGAGGGGCTGTGCGGCGGCCTGCCCGGGGCGGGCGAGGACTGGCGCGGCCTGGTCGTCGGCCGGGAGGCCGAGGTCGCCGTGACCGCGCTCCCCGGGGCGCCGGCCGGGGGTGGCGAGCCCCGGCCGGTGCCGGCGGGCACGGAGGTCCGGGTCCGGTTGGGTGAGCCGGTGCCGGTCGACGAGTACCCGCTGCCACCGCGCCCGGAGCGGCTCTCGCCGGTCCGGGAACAGGTGGAGCGGCAGGGTGGTCGCGTCCTGCTGTGGTCGGACCCGGCGGACCCCGACCGCGTGCAGCAGGTGACCGCGGTGCTGCCCGAGGACGGGGTCTACGGGTACTTCACCAACGCGCCGGGGCGGGTGCTGGTGGACTTCGGCGGCGTGACCCGCGTCTCCGGCTCGTGGGACTACGCCAACCTCGTGTCGGCCGGCGACCTGCCCGTGGCCGGCGAGGTCACGATCACCGCGCGACCGGAAGGCCACCGCGGCGACTGGGCGCTGGTGCTGATGACGACGTGA
- a CDS encoding carbohydrate ABC transporter permease: MATTLARPVAHRPRPAPRAPRRRRPLWPYLLISPTLLATGYLLLYPLARNVVMSVQEFGLPQLVRGDARFVGAANYARVLADPQFWAVVRRTLLFTAVNVVLIMLLSTLVALLLVRLGRWPRLLVMAGLVLVWATPVIAATTVFQWLFQSRLGVVNWALVRLGFEGFRDYTWFADGPATFTILVALVVWQSVPFGALTLYAAMVTVPTELYESARIDGAGAWRAFTTITFPVLRPMFGLITSLEVIWVAKAFVQIWVISQGGPGQATTTLPVYAFQVAQSLQRYDLGAAVSMLMVVLLVLALLAHLRQLYRRELEP; the protein is encoded by the coding sequence GTGGCCACCACCCTGGCGCGGCCGGTGGCGCACCGCCCGCGCCCCGCCCCGCGCGCGCCCCGGCGGCGCCGGCCCCTGTGGCCCTACCTGCTGATCTCGCCGACCCTGCTGGCCACCGGCTACCTGCTGCTGTACCCGCTGGCCCGCAACGTGGTCATGTCCGTGCAGGAGTTCGGCCTGCCGCAGCTCGTGCGCGGCGACGCCCGCTTCGTCGGCGCGGCCAACTACGCCCGCGTGCTGGCCGACCCGCAGTTCTGGGCCGTGGTGCGGCGGACGCTGCTGTTCACCGCGGTCAACGTGGTGCTGATCATGCTGCTGTCCACGCTGGTCGCCCTGCTGCTGGTGCGGTTGGGCCGGTGGCCGCGACTGCTGGTGATGGCGGGCCTGGTGCTGGTGTGGGCGACCCCGGTGATCGCGGCGACCACGGTGTTCCAGTGGCTGTTCCAGTCCCGGCTGGGCGTGGTGAACTGGGCGCTGGTGCGGCTGGGCTTCGAGGGCTTCCGCGACTACACCTGGTTCGCCGACGGGCCCGCCACGTTCACCATCCTGGTCGCGCTGGTCGTGTGGCAGTCGGTGCCGTTCGGCGCCCTGACGCTCTACGCGGCGATGGTGACCGTCCCGACCGAGCTGTACGAGTCGGCGCGGATCGACGGCGCGGGCGCGTGGCGGGCGTTCACCACCATCACCTTCCCGGTGCTGCGCCCCATGTTCGGGCTGATCACCTCCCTGGAGGTGATCTGGGTGGCCAAGGCGTTCGTGCAGATCTGGGTCATCAGCCAGGGCGGTCCCGGGCAGGCCACCACCACCCTGCCGGTCTACGCCTTCCAGGTCGCGCAGTCGTTGCAGCGCTACGACCTGGGCGCGGCCGTGTCGATGCTCATGGTGGTGCTGCTGGTGCTGGCGCTGCTGGCCCACCTGCGGCAGCTCTACCGGCGGGAGCTGGAGCCGTGA
- a CDS encoding TetR/AcrR family transcriptional regulator yields MARTASARADAAQRPSPVRERILAAADEHFYAEGIRTVSADRLIAEAGVSKVTFYRHFPSKDDLVLAYLAGRSALERHALEQLRARAGDACETLVAIARAVADMSCAPGFRGCPFLNAVAEYADPTHPVRQAVAAHRDWFAAFLGELLGELGIDDRTRVADQLVILRDGAMVGSYLSVDPESRFDTIVGIGRAVIDTARGSR; encoded by the coding sequence ATGGCACGGACAGCGAGCGCGCGAGCCGACGCCGCGCAGCGGCCCTCACCGGTCCGGGAACGCATCCTGGCGGCGGCCGACGAGCACTTCTACGCCGAGGGGATCCGCACGGTCAGCGCGGACCGGCTGATCGCCGAGGCGGGCGTCAGCAAGGTGACCTTCTACCGGCACTTCCCGTCCAAGGACGACCTGGTCCTGGCTTACCTGGCGGGTCGTTCAGCGCTCGAACGCCACGCGCTGGAGCAGTTGCGCGCCCGGGCGGGCGACGCCTGCGAGACGCTCGTCGCCATCGCGCGGGCGGTCGCCGACATGAGCTGCGCGCCGGGGTTCCGCGGCTGCCCGTTCCTCAACGCCGTCGCCGAGTACGCCGACCCGACCCACCCCGTGCGGCAGGCCGTCGCGGCCCACCGGGACTGGTTCGCGGCGTTCCTCGGGGAGCTGCTCGGGGAACTGGGGATCGACGACCGCACCAGGGTGGCCGACCAACTGGTCATCCTGCGCGACGGTGCGATGGTCGGCAGCTACCTCAGCGTCGACCCGGAGTCCCGCTTCGACACGATCGTGGGCATCGGTCGCGCGGTGATCGACACCGCCCGCGGGTCGCGTTGA
- a CDS encoding cytochrome P450, whose product MRGTYRSATAPGALPVLGHAWHLATRPVDFLRALPRLGDLVEIRLGPRPAHVCCHPELLRHVLVHDRVFDRGGPAVERIRDVIGDGLATCRHDQHRAQRRLVQPAFRADRMRWYARVMAEEVAGVVGAWRPGQVVDVHPALQALSRRVVVRTLFAEDAPATVHTVQHSVEAVLRGFLPLMLLPPPLRRLLAAVHHPHRRASRSLRHAVDVLVAARRPGGLVDVLAPLPPDQVHSQVLTMLVAAVETTAATMTWCLTRLARHPEVQDRVRAEANRASEPDELPYARRVLNEALRLHHPTLLLTRTVTEPVELAGTTLPRGATVLTSPAVVHLNAADHPRPRLFDPDRWDPALGPLPPRESFVPFGAGARQCIGDAYATTEAVLTLAAITRRWRLSLAPEADLRTTVRGPVPVPRRALIRFDYASA is encoded by the coding sequence TTGCGAGGCACCTACCGCTCCGCCACCGCCCCCGGCGCGCTGCCCGTCCTCGGCCACGCCTGGCACCTGGCCACCCGCCCCGTCGACTTCCTCCGCGCGCTGCCCCGCCTCGGCGACCTGGTCGAGATCCGGCTGGGCCCGCGCCCCGCCCACGTGTGCTGCCACCCCGAACTGCTGCGCCACGTCCTGGTGCACGACCGCGTGTTCGACCGCGGCGGTCCCGCGGTCGAGCGCATCCGCGACGTCATCGGCGACGGCCTGGCCACCTGCCGCCACGACCAGCACCGCGCGCAGCGCCGCCTGGTCCAGCCCGCGTTCCGCGCCGACCGGATGCGGTGGTACGCGCGGGTCATGGCCGAGGAGGTCGCCGGGGTGGTCGGAGCCTGGCGCCCCGGCCAGGTGGTCGACGTGCACCCCGCGCTCCAGGCGCTGTCCCGGCGGGTCGTGGTGCGGACCCTGTTCGCCGAGGACGCGCCCGCGACCGTGCACACCGTCCAGCACAGCGTCGAGGCGGTCCTGCGGGGCTTCCTGCCGCTGATGCTCCTCCCGCCTCCGCTGCGCCGGCTGCTGGCCGCGGTCCACCACCCGCACCGGCGGGCCTCCCGCTCGCTGCGGCACGCGGTGGACGTCCTGGTGGCGGCGCGGCGGCCGGGCGGGCTGGTGGACGTGCTGGCACCGCTGCCGCCCGACCAGGTGCACAGCCAGGTCCTGACCATGCTCGTGGCGGCCGTGGAGACCACCGCGGCCACCATGACCTGGTGCCTGACCCGCCTGGCCCGCCACCCCGAGGTCCAGGACCGGGTGCGCGCCGAGGCGAACCGGGCGTCCGAACCGGACGAGCTGCCCTACGCGCGGCGCGTGCTGAACGAGGCGCTGCGGCTGCACCACCCCACCCTGCTGCTCACCCGGACGGTCACCGAACCGGTCGAGCTGGCCGGGACCACCCTGCCGCGTGGCGCCACGGTGCTGACCTCACCCGCCGTGGTCCACCTGAACGCGGCCGACCACCCCCGGCCGCGGCTGTTCGACCCCGACCGCTGGGACCCGGCGCTGGGCCCCCTGCCGCCGCGCGAGTCGTTCGTGCCGTTCGGCGCCGGCGCGCGCCAGTGCATCGGTGACGCCTACGCCACCACGGAGGCCGTGCTGACGTTGGCGGCGATCACGCGGCGCTGGCGGCTGTCGCTCGCGCCCGAGGCCGATCTCCGGACCACCGTGCGCGGCCCGGTGCCGGTGCCGCGCCGGGCGCTGATCCGCTTCGACTACGCCAGTGCGTAG